One Brassica napus cultivar Da-Ae chromosome C2, Da-Ae, whole genome shotgun sequence DNA window includes the following coding sequences:
- the LOC106382695 gene encoding 40S ribosomal protein S11-3, with translation MAEQTEKAFLKQPKVFLSSKKSGKGKRPGKGGNRFWKNIGLGFKTPRDAIDGTYIDRKCPFTGTVSVRGRILAGTCHSAKMQRTIIVRRNYLHFVKKYQRYEKRHSNIPAHVSPCFRVKEGDHVIIGQCRPLSKTVRFNVLKVIPAGASAFAKKAFTGM, from the exons ATGGCTGAACAG ACTGAGAAAGCTTTCCTCAAGCAACCCAAAGTCTTCCtaag CTCGAAGAAATCTGGGAAAGGAAAGAGACCTGGTAAAGGTGGAAACCGTTTCTGGAAGAACATTGGTTTGGGTTTCAAGACTCCTCGTGACGCCATTGATG GAACTTACATTGACAGGAAATGCCCATTCACTGGAACTGTTTCAGTAAGAGGACGTATCTTAGCTGGTACTTGCCACAGTGCCAAGATGCAGAGAACCATCATCGTTCGCAGGAACTATCTCCATTTCGTCAAGAAGTATCAAAG ATATGAGAAGAGACATTCCAACATCCCTGCCCATGTCTCACCTTGCTTCCGTGTCAAAGAAGGTGATCATGTCATCATTGGCCAATGCAGGCCGTTGTCAAAGACGGTGAGGTTCAATGTGCTGAAGGTGATCCCAGCAGGTGCATCTGCATTTGCAAAGAAGGCATTCACTGGAATGTAA
- the LOC106382693 gene encoding uncharacterized protein LOC106382693, whose protein sequence is MASSSEEANLLGKRKPEDGLLTEPVLKKHKEKSEEKEIEEARFELLLSDIEAATSLSILLYGQETTKGFAVESNSISVEGLDETPAETEPIQEPKKTLFVSHLPAYTKISDIVCFFQNVGQVVRVRLVVDNRGVFMGDAFVEFASNDQANKALKEKKCDKFKNWRKIVLGVADKGEGAPFFPPKYCIDHKVWYLEDDEDYLQQEVEEDEDYLQQVEEEDEDYLQQVEEEDEDYLQQESLPIEEEDETPPNAEEDSVLFIANLSPQTTKISHIIKFFKYGVVSVRFIVNRQRKHLGYAFVEFVSPERANLALKKKNGEYLHDHEILLMKRLEVDTPHSAESSSIFTYSINFFKDVGEVVHVRLMVGKGTGLMGSGYVEFASAAEAEKAMEKKNGKYLNRRKLYLSFVKEPSRFKYCIDYKVWFEDYVQRENLLLQENASMEGLDETPDFVEEVSSSKKTLFADISHKKIVRFNIPNIISYFEDFGEVASVRLIVDRRGISSGCCCVEFATCTESNKAMRINQHVKGIFVKMLEIAPYPFRPKYNLTDLAEKLWYEDELRREGFGLPTRPKPEKEPCVVRKTTFCGQRITFSDED, encoded by the exons ATGGCCAGTTCTAGCGAGGAAGCTAATTTATTGGGTAAGCGAAAGCCGGAAGATGGTTTGCTGACCGAACCGGTTCTGaagaaacataaagaaaaatctGAGGAGAAGGAGATCGAAGAAGCAAGGTTTGAGCTGCTGTTGTCTGATATTGAGGCTGCTACTTCG TTAAGTATATTGCTTTATGGCCAGGAGACAACGAAAGGATTTGCTGTTGAGTCTAATTCAATCTCAGTCGAAGGACTTGATGAAACACCTGCC GAGACAGAACCTATTCAGGAACCAAAAAAGACGctctttgtttctcatctccCTGCCTACACTAAAATATCAGATAT CGTCTGTTTCTTCCAAAACGTTGGACAAGTTGTTCGTGTTCGACTTGTCGTCGACAACCGGGGCGTTTTCATGGGCGATGcctttgttgagtttgcttctAACGACCAAGCAAACAAG GCACTGAAAGAAAAGAAGTGTGATAAGTTTAAGAACTGGCGCAAAATTGTTCTTGGTGTGGCTGATAAGGGAGAGGGAGCTCCATTCTTTCCACCCAA GTATTGCATAGATCACAAAGTTTG GTACCTCGAAGATGACGAAGACTACCTTCAACAAGAAGTAGAGGAAGATGAGGACTACCTTcaacaagtagaagaagaagatgaagattaCCTTcaacaagtagaagaagaagatgaagactaCCTTCAACAAGAAAGCCTTcccattgaagaagaagatgagacaCCTCCCAATGCTGAG GAAGATTCCGTACTCTTCATTGCCAATCTGTCTCCACAAACAACTAAAATATCACATAT CATCAAGTTCTTCAAATATGGTGTTGTTAGTGTGCGATTTATTGTAAACCGCCAGCGTAAGCATTTGGGTTATGCCTTTGTTGAGTTTGTTTCTCCTGAACGAGCTAATTTG GCGCTGAAAAAGAAGAATGGTGAATACTTGCACGATCATGAGATTTTGTTGATGAAAAGACTTGAGGTGGACACTCCCCATTCTGCTGAG TCATCCTCCATTTTTACTTACAGCATCAATTTCTTTAAAGATGTTGGAGAAGTTGTTCATGTTCGTCTTATGGTAGGCAAAGGTACCGGTCTGATGGGGTCTGGCTATGTTGAGTTTGCTTCTGCTGCCGAAGCTGAGAAG gcgatggagaagaagaacgGCAAATATTTAAACAGACGCAAGCTTTATTTATCTTTCGTTAAGGAGCCTTCACGATTCAA GTATTGCATAGATTACAAGGTTTG GTTCGAAGACTATGTTCAGCGAGAAAACCTTCTGCTACAAGAAAATGCATCAATGGAAGGACTTGATGAAACTCCAGACTTTGTTGAG GAAGTTTCATCGAGTAAGAAGACTCTCTTTGCCGATATCTCCCATAAAAAAATCGTGCGTTTTAACATACCAAATAT CATCAGTTACTTCGAAGATTTTGGAGAAGTTGCTAGTGTTAGACTTATTGTAGACCGCCGGGGCATATCTTCGGGCTGTTGCTGTGTTGAGTTTGCTACTTGTACCGAATCAAATAAG GCTATGCGAATTAACCAGCATGTTAAGGGGATTTTTGTCAAGATGCTTGAGATAGCTCCATACCCTTTCCGACCCAA GTACAACCTTACCGACCTTGCAGAGAAGCTTTG GTACGAAGACGAGCTTAGACGAGAAGGCTTTGGTTTGCCGACCAGACCAAAGCCGGAGAAAGAGCCCTGCGTCGTTCGAAAGACTACCTTCTGCGGTCAGAGGATTACCTTCTCTGACGAAGACTAA
- the LOC106380098 gene encoding pectin acetylesterase 9 — protein sequence MKTPRLLDLMAAMVLLVSVASSLPPLVSGDPGRRVSMTLVRGAAALGAFCLDGSLPAYHLDIGFGAGSNNWLLQFEGGGWCNDIASCVDRSKTRRGSTRFMSKTAVFTGILSNNASLNPDFYNWNKVRLRYCDGASFAGDAQFRNGTSMLYFRGQRIWKAIILDLLPKGLAKARKALLTGCSAGGLSTFLHCDNFKNYLPRTANVKCMSDAGFFLDAIDVAANRTMRSFYTKLVSLQGIQKNLDPNCTRAFYPEPSLCFFPQYALRFIRTPMFILNSAYDVFQFHHGLVPPSADLTGRWKRCKLNVTACNPHQLDALQGFRTDMLGALMNFFRNSTRGGMFINSCFDHCQSALQETWLSPTSPRIHNKTIARTVGDWYFGRRNGAKEIGCPYPCDKTCHNLIPTSTTADSLVNLDI from the exons ATGAAGACGCCGCGGCTTCTCGATCTAATGGCGGCGATGGTTCTTCTCGTCTCTGTTGCCTCATCTCTGCCGCCGCTTGTTTCAGGCGACCCAGGGCGGCGAGTCAGCATGACACTGGTTCGAGGGGCCGCTGCTCTTGGTGCTT tttgcTTGGACGGTAGCTTACCGGCTTATCACTTGGATATAGGCTTCGGTGCTGGATCAAACAATTGGCTTTTGCAGTTTGAG GGAGGAGGTTGGTGCAATGATATAGCATCATGCGTGGATAGATCAAAGACCCGTCGAGGTTCAACACGTTTTATGAGCAAAACCGCCGTCTTCACTGGAATCTTGAGCAATAACGCCTCTTTAAATCCAG ATTTTTACAACTGGAACAAAGTCAGGCTAAGGTATTGCGATGGAGCTTCGTTTGCGGGAGACGCACAGTTTCGCAACGGG ACGTCAATGCTTTATTTCAGAGGACAACGTATATGGAAGGCCATCATTCTTGACCTTCTACCCAAAGGTTTAGCAAAAGCCCGcaag GCTCTTCTGACCGGTTGTTCAGCTGGTGGTTTGTCGACATTTTTGCATTGCGACAACTTCAAGAACTATCTTCCAAGAACCGCCAACGTTAAGTGCATGAGCGACGCTGGATTCTTTCTTGACGC AATCGATGTAGCAGCAAACCGGACAATGAGATCTTTCTACACTAAGCTTGTGTCTTTACAG GGTATACAAAAGAACCTTGATCCAAACTGCACACGAGCGTTCTATCCCGAACCATCTCTG TGCTTTTTCCCGCAATATGCGTTGAGATTCATTAGAACACCAATGTTCATCTTAAACTCAGCCTACGATGTCTTCCAG TTCCATCATGGGCTTGTACCACCTTCTGCTGACTTAACTGGGCGTTGGAAGCGCTGCAAGCTTAATGTGACGGCATGTAATCCACACCAGCTCGATGCACTCCAAG gGTTTAGGACAGATATGTTGGGAGCATTAATGAATTTCTTCAGAAATTCTACTAGAGGAGGGATGTTTATAAACTCATGCTTCGATCATTGTCAGAGTGCTTTACAGGAAACTTGGCTATCTCCCACTTCACCAAGGATCCATAATAAG ACAATTGCTAGGACGGTCGGAGATTGGTATTTCGGGAGACGAAATGGAGCAAAAGAAATAGGTTGTCCATATCCATGTGATAAAACATGTCATAATCTGATTCCAACTTCTACTACAGCAGATTCTTTGGTAAATTTGGACATTTAA